The following is a genomic window from Elaeis guineensis isolate ETL-2024a chromosome 10, EG11, whole genome shotgun sequence.
TCTCTGAGTGTCTTGGATGTGATTGCTTTGTTAGCCTCTCTAAAAttctaactttaaaattttatctttttgcagTTCTTTCAGCATCAGGTGGAATAAAGGTCGACCATCCCAACATAAGTAATGGTATATCTTTTACCCCCAAATGTGCCTATATGTGCTTTGGTGCATACTTTTGAATCCATGGAACCCTTGAATCTCTCAATTTCAGAAAATCATTTTTGTCACTTATAAGCTAGAGAATATTATCAATCTATTTCTTAGCAATTATACTCTTAAGCATTGATGCCAATGTTTCTCATTTATTGAACCTGATGAGAAGGATTGTTCATCCCATGAAATTTCTCTATTATAAACATATTATAAATGCTCTTCAAAGGGCATGTCTAGACTGAAAATGAAGTATTTAATATTACTGCGATCTGGGACAACTGGATGTTGTGATCTGGGACAACTGGATGTTCGCTTGTCTTAAAgtctaaaatttgaatttataaaaAGATTATGTTTGTGAATGATAAAGCTTCCTAAAGTAGTGCAAATAAAAAGTTAGCtttaattgaattatattttttgtgtATTTCTATTGGTGGTTGATTTATGCATGGCTAATTTCTTTTTCGTTCTCATGTCCTAATGTCTCAGATGTGGTTGTACTTGTTGCTGTGgtcatattagttggtttatTTAGCATGCAACACTATGGTACAGACAAAGTTGGATGGCTTTTTGCTCCCATCGTCCTCCTCTGGTTTTTATTGATTGGTGCTGTTGGTGCTCTGAACATATGGAAATATGATAATTCCGTTCTCAAGGCTTACAATCCAGTTTATATATATCGGTATTTTAAACGACATAATTTTAGTAATTGGACCTCTCTTGGAGGAATTCTTCTTAGTATCACAGGTGAGATTCTtctgaagtgatgcatcttcttGTGGTGTGTCATTGTGTGTAACCATGTATTTTGCTTGGTATACTGAATGCTAACTTGCATTGTCTGTAACATTATTATGCAGGGACAGAAGCATTATTTGCTGATCTGTGTCACTTTCCCGTCCTAGCTGTTCAGGTATTTATTATCCATTCACACAATTATGATCAATATCTTAAGTTGTACTTGCTTAGGCTATGTGTTTTCTGTTTACAGATTGCTTTCACTCTCATTGTGTTCCCTTGTCTTCTTCTGGCATACACTGGGCAAGCTGCTTATATAGTTAGCAACAAAGGGCATGCATTGGATGCTTTTTATCGTTCTATTCCAGGTCTCTTCTGACTCTTACAGCATAGAGTCCTTTAAGTCTCTCTTTCTATATGAGTGGACAGTGACATCTTTTTATTCTTTATAGATAGTATATACTGGCCAGCTTTTGTcattgcaacagcagcagcagttgTTGCGAGTCAAGCCACCATATCTGCAACATTTTCAATAATCAAACAAGCACTTGCACTTGGCTGTTTTCCAAGGGTCAAAGTTGTTCATACATCAAAAAAGTTCCTTGGTCAGATATATATACCAGATATTAATTGGGTCCTTTTGGTTCTTTGCATAGCTGTCACGGCTGGATTCAAAAATCAAAGTCAGATTGGAAATGCATATGGTAAGCTGACCTTAAGTTCACACGTATCAGCAATAATTTCATGATGAATTTGCTTTATTGTAATAAAATCAGATGTTACGATGAAGTCGCAatgatgataatattttcatATGAAGACCTACCATGTGACTAATCATCATAAGGTTCAATACTTAAGATACTTGTGCATACAGTCCTCAAAAAATGCTTATTTGCTTGTTATCGCTCAAAAAGTTTGAAGTGCACATATATCCCTCTAAAAGTGTATAACTTGCACATATGCCTCATAAATCTGCAAGCTATGGACATGCCTCTCCAAAACCTAGCAATGGCATACACACCCCTATGCAAGGTTTGTTGAACTGGTACCAAGATGTAGAGGCCAGCAACTGGTTTATTATAGTACTAGTACGTGCCATACCAAGCCACAGTGTACCAGAaccagggagagggagagggggaaggagaaggaggagagggaaggagggaggggggaagagagagaggcaaAGGGGGGAGGCATACCTTGTCATTGCAGTTCCCTAACCTTAGTTGGCATTATCATCATAGAGCTATCGTTGTTGCAAAGTCATTGTCATCATGGAGCattgagagagaggggagaggggaacGGAAGATCAAGAGAGTAGaattgagagagggagagagagtagTAGTATAGGAGtggtttaggaaaaaaaaaaaaaacagaaagatTCAATTTGGGAACTAGATCAATTGTTGAATTGGCCGGTAATCGTTTGGTCCTGTTTGGTATGCCTCGAACTGCCTGGTTTAGAATGGTTTGGTGGTCCTTGCCCTTGTGATTTGTTGGCATCTCCAATCATGCAATATTGTCACCATATTATTGTATCATTTTTCCatttgtggattttttttttttggtacatgatATGGGATTGTTGAGTCTATAGAATTGCTATGTAGTTGTTTTTGACTTTGCAGATTTCTGacttttcttttcttgatctttcagCAGTAGTTTAGAGTTTAGACTGCTCCTCCTACCATATCTCCTCTGTTTGCTGTTGCACATGATCATTACCATCTAACATCCCAAATTAATGAGGCTATCAAACCTTCTCTAATGTTAGTTCTACCTTAACATTCACATCTTCATGCTGCTCATATAGTAAGCTTGCTTCCTACTTGGACTAGCCTTTCATCCTGCAGTACTATCTGCTTGATTTATAGTATTTTCACTTGACAAAGGCCTATGCAGTAATATGACACGAGTCGAAGAGCAGCTCCGCATTATCCACCTACTTTAATCCTAGTTATTGTGTTTCCATTTATCTTCCCGATAGTAAACATAGTGCAAGAATTGGAAATATTTTGATGCCAACAACTTAGTATGTTTTCTGAGAATAATCTATGGCCTTTGACATGTAAAGCATCACTTTATGTAAAGATTAAGAGTTTGACCAGTGGATACATAAGAAAACACAATGGTGTGAGTAAAAGATGTTGAACGGTGCGGTGTTTGTCTCTCCAAGTTTTGTACACTCATCAAAGACCACAAGTTGATAGCAATTGAATTGTACAAGGTTTTAAAAGCTGGTGGTCATGGACATGCTGGTCACTTTCCATCATGGTGTTTGCCAGGTGGTCCTGTGCAGACATGTACCACACATTGCTGAAGCAAAagaatacacatatatatatataaggattaaaaatctttttcattaaaagtcAAGAAAATGATAAAATAGGTGTTATGCCATCTCATGCTGGGTGCTAGTACTGGCATGGACTGGTGCAACCAATGTTAGTCGGTTTGTACATAACTAAAATTGAAGCATAGGCCACTAACAGTTGTAGCCTTTGCACAGAACAAGAGAATAATGTGCCCTTAACATTTTCATAAATGAGACAATCTTTCAGCTAGAGACTGGAGTTGGTAGTGGAACATTTGTCAGGAGAATTATAAGCTTAGCATCAATGAATATCTAAAGTTTGAATAATTAAACTAGAGAGCAAAAGAGTGAACATCCATCCAAGGTATCAAATGATGCATAAAAGGCTTAGATGGTTAAAGAAGCGAGCCTGCAAAATTTGATCCACTACATGGACAACATAAGGACTGGTTGTCCAAGAGATTGGTAAGTTAAAAGAGTCTATCTACTAGGTGATGTTTCAGAGTGAATCAGAAAAGGATTTATTGCAGTCGGAGTAAGCTTTAATTGAAGCTCCATTTGATTATTGGATGTGAATGCATCAGTCAGTCTCAAATAATCAGATACAGGTATCCTTCCATTATCAAGAACCATCTAGAAGAGAACGAAACCATGAAAAAAACAAGGCGGTTCAGTGTATTCTATCTTGAATCGATATTAGAGATGTCCCCTCAAATTAACCTTAATGAATTATCATTGCAACAGTTGTTTTGTCCTTGATATACAACAACAAGGTTGTAAGGCGGGAGGATCTGTACCAGCTGAGTATGAACATGATGGCTTTTGGTGAAATCAATAACTAAGATGGTGATGGAAATGCTAAAGCCATAGTGGAGCTTATTTGAGACTAAAAAATATCTTAGCAGATATAGTTAGAATTATGTAGAGGTTGTAAGGTCTGAATAAGGGTTACTATAGTTTTTTAAAAGGTATTTTTCGTGTCCATCTAATAGAGAGGCTAGCCATGAGCTGTAGTCATGACAACAAAAGCATGACCAATGTCAAATTTGTCAGTTTGGCAAAAATTTAACATAGTAAGCAGCATATGCTTGAGTGAAGTTTTAAACAACTAGATGAATTTTGTGGCATGGAAGGCCACACATCCTTGAACCATCCAATATGGGGCATACAAAATAGTACCACCCCTGTATCTGGATGGTACATCGTTTCGGTTCAGGATAGGATTTGAACCATTTGGTTTGGGATAGGGTACAATCGCTTGGTTTAGGCCTGAACCGAGTGATATAGCCCTGAACCGAGTGAAAGCATCATGTTTGGCTCGGTTCAGGATCTCTCTCCCCCTTTAGTAATTGAGAAGGAGGTAGAGAAGGTTGCCTATGCCTTCTTGGCCCCATCATCTTTTTCAACTCAAAGTAGTTGAAGAAAGGGAGAAGATTTCGAAGATTTTAGCCTAGTTCCTAGCCAAAAGCAGATAAAGGGTCTTCTCCCCttctatcttctcttttttttcctttttcgtgTCAAAATCAGCAAAAAATAAAGACAATGAGGAGAGATCGTGCCAAAATTTTggattttgatatgatttcatgaTATCTGCACATGATCTACACAATGTAGTCAAGTCATAATTTTTCATTAAATCTAtgaatttttagataaaatatatattttcatattagaaataataaaagaaaaagaagtaagCATGCTACTTTTTATCTAAATTTGGTAGCAATTTGTTTGAGTATGATCATATGTATAGACACCTAGgcccaaatttaaataaatttaaaaaattaagtggCTTTTTGTGCATACccaaaggatgagaaaaatataTGTAGCACCTTGGTAGGGTGCTATATGtatctgaaataaaattaattttctggatattttatatttaaagattattttttagtaaaaataattaaaaatataaataaataaaaattatgaaaaattaatattatatgtgGATAATTCCAAAGTATTTTTAGAAGTAGAAATCTATTTTTTTGCATTACaatgaaaatttatgatattttaaataattaattaaataacaatCAGGTGAGATAAAAATGTATATAGCATATATCGTAGGGTTCTACATTAATATGAATTAGAATTAATTTTCTagctattttataattaaatattaatttattatataaaaattagttaataaatatttaattaacaataaaaattactaaaattttatattatatatagatAATGTAGAATTATTTTCTagactaatttattttttaataatataatttcacTAATTTTTAAATGATTAATTAAGTAATTGTTAGTTGATGTAAAAATGATCGATATATGTTCAATAAACTTTCATGAATTGATCTATGAAGGAAGGAGTCAAAGCATGATTGGTTAAGATCATAGGGCCATGTTCTTGGTTTGGCACCATTGGAGATGCTAGTGGTGTAACATAGAATTCAAGGGAGGAGGGATGACCGGGTTAAAATAATATTTGGCCAGTGATTACTCCGATATGTTTGTTTCTCGAATCCCATGAGCTATTGGAGCAGCACTTTGCTGATTTTAAGATGGCCAAGCAAAGAAGTATTAAGAAGAGGAAAGAGATCAAACACCGAGTCATAGAGCTACAATCATCACTCAAGGAATCTAGAGGACTTGAGGCAACTGCTTCGAATAACAAGGAGGTGTAGATTCAAGCTGCAATCAAGGAGAACCTGAATGACCAGTGGTATAGGGAGGGGATTGCCAAGCACAGGGCTTAATGTGGATTCTCACAATGTGAGTTATGCTCTGGTTCCAGATATGTTAGGGCAGATCTCAGCTACAGGAGGACCTTGTTGGTCAAGGAGGTTGTCTATGCAGGCATATCTTATAAATACTTTAATTGCACTTCAATTCCACCAAAAAGACATCTTACAAATTAAACAATCATATCCATCAAAATCATGAGTGGGAAAAATTTGAGAAGACAAAAATAATAAATCTCACAGGTAAGCCAGTCCGCACCATGTGTTGGTGTGGCTGATCGGTACATCACCTGGTACCAGTTCAGCGGACTTTGCTTTGTGGTCTACTAAACTGCcaaagaactcttctgattttatAGGCTCTTGTATCTGTTAGAACATGAATAAGGTCCTATTTCTGTGCTCAGATGTGTATAATTCTTTTCTACCATGGCTAGCTAGCAGTCATGTTCTTGAACTTGCTATTCTTGAGATTTAGACTTCTTTATAGGCATGAATGTCTATGAGAAATGATGAATTATAAGGAATGGAAGTCAACTTAGATAAACATTTCTCCTTGATGTAGCAAATCATGCTCAAAATAATGAAATACAATAGCATAATGACAGGGAACCAGGATGGCCTTTCCAAAGACAACATCAGCAGAAGACATTCTGAACAACTCTCAATTGTAAAAACTTGGCAGACGCCTATGGAAAGATACTTGCAACTAGGAAATATAATCATTGACTTAGTGTTGCCACCTGCATGATATATCTTGCTGAGATTCGATTATTTTTAAGTTGCTCTATGTGGTCTGATTTGCATGCAGTTAGAACCTGTGAAGAGCAAGTTGATTGTTGATGACTTTGAAATGACTTCTATTTTGTGCCAAAATCTGGTTTTAATGATCAGTGAACAAGTTGTCATTTTTCATAATAGAATTTGGTTATATGTGCTTTTCTACATGCATCTCTCCATGTCATGCGTGTTTCATAAATACAAATTAATTCTATATTTTATGAACAGGAACTGCTGTGGTGATAGTTATGCTGGTGACAACACTTCTTATGATCCCCATAATGCTGTTGGTATGGCGGAGCCACTGGATCCTTGTTGTCATCTTCACTGGTCTTTCCTTGCTGGTAGAGCTCCCATACTTTTCTGCAGTGCTCTTTAAGATAGACCAAGGTGGTTGGGTCCCGCTTGTCATCGCTGCTGCCTTCCTCCTCATCATGCATATATGGCACTATGGAACTGTGAAGCGGTATGAGTTTGAGATGCACAGTAAGGTCTCAATGGCCTGGATCTTGGGCCTTGGCCCCAGCCTTGGCCTGGTACGTGTCCCTGGTATAGGCTTCGTGTACACAGAGCTGGCAAGTGGCGTTCCCCACATCTTCTCCCACTTCATCACCAACCTCCCTGCCATCCACTCTGTTGTCGTCTTCGTCTGTGTCAAATACCTCCCAGTCTACACAGTACCCATGGAAGAAAGGTTTCTTGTAAAAAGGATAGGTCCGAAGAATTTCCACATGTTCCGATGTGTTGCAAGATACGGATACAAAGATCTCCACAAGAAAGACGATGATTTTGAGAAGATGCTCTTTGATAGCCTCTCTCTTTTTGTTCGTCTTGAAAGTATGAtggaaggatactctgattccgACGAGTACAGCTTATGCAGGCAGCAGACAGAGAAATCTAGTGAATTCCTTCTTACTGAGAATGGCAATGGCAACAAATTCTCCTCTAATGTAGAGCGAGCTTACTCATTATCGGATGATTCTATAGTACCTGCCCAATCCCCACTACATGGAAGCAGTTTGGTGAGGTCATCAAGCCAGACGATCCAGACAGTGGGGGATGAATTGGAATACTTGAACAGGTGCAAGGATGCTGGGGTGGTGCACATTCTTGGGAACACAATTGTGAGAGCTCAGAGGGATTCAGGGATTATCAAAAGGATAGCTGTTGATTACATTtatgcattccttcggaggatcTGCAGGGAAAACAGTGTGATCTTTAATCTTCCCCATGAGAGCCTTCTGAATGTGGGACAGATATTCTATGTATAGTTTATCTAATCGGGAAAAGGTGGTTAGATGCAGTTGCAGTCTTCTGCTGTCTTTTCCTAAGACTTTTTCTCAAATGTTGGATCTTTACAAGATGAATGTAAAGGTGGGATTGTTTTCATAGGTGCCttgctttttctttattttgcttGATGGTCTTACTTGTTATTAGCAATCCATGCAGGCACGGGGTTGAGCACCAGGCAGCTGTTGTTGCTCCCTATCTCTTACAGAAAAGGAAGTGCTCTCCCAAAGTGGCTCGCTGGTTTGGACTAATTGTGACATATGGTATGTTTGGAGATGTTTTGGTCAATTGAGTGAAAAGCATATAGGGTCTTTGACTCCTTAGTTTCATCAAAAGAAAGACATTCATGATGTATAAAAGAGTTGCTTGCAATATGAGAACAGGGATCTTAACAATTACATATGTTACATATGTGCCATAGTGTTGAAAAGAGTTTGAATTCTTTTATCTTATGATTTGAAGGTAAGGATAAAATTGGATCAGATAATATCCATCTGGATCTATTTTTGTATccgaatatgaataaaaatttagcaTCCAACTAATATTCATATGTGTACCGATatctgtaaaaaataaaaataaaaaaaagatatagatatggataaatAGATATCTTTCTAGTTTGTAGCTAAATTCTGCTGCAAACTAGAAAGAAATGAGTTGTCATGATTGCTCCTTTGAATCAGTGATCAGTTTACTCTCACCAGTGGAGAGACCCTTGTGAAAAGATATAGGCAAATTTCTAAAGTATATATGCCGATGAAGACGTCCTAAAGAAGGCTTTgctgaaaagaagaaagagggtgATACAAAGCATAAGCTTCTCATCAGCTGGCATTGCTgttcacatcaaaaaaaaaaaaaaaaaaaaaaagctggcaTTGCTGCAGTGGTCACACTCCTACGAAAGGAGGCAGTTCTGAGATGGTCTTCGACGGAACATTTCGAGATATTTTACCTAGGCAAGATCACAcccagggagagagagagagagagagagagaggggtctgTTCCATGGCCAGATGGAGCCCTATATATTTGTTTTGCACAAGTTCATACGAACGTCGCTTCACATAAATCATGCAGCAAAATCTTAAGTCATAAAATGAGAGGTCTGGAAATAACATCAAGATCACCCATGTCTTCTCAAATTCTCTACCAAGGTTTGATAATTCATGCACGGCAAAGTTCCTGCCTAAAATACATTACCTGTTGAAAAACATTCTTAACTATATCAAGCAGGGAAGCACTAAATTACTAATATTTGGTGCGTGTTCCATGCATGTACCTGTTGAAAAACACTATATGCTTACCTGCTGAAAGACATGCTTATCAATTGCATATAGGCACCAAGCCACTAATGATGGGCTTACATTCTATGTCACACCTTCATTGTGAAACACTGCATCTTACACGTAGAAAGACATGATAACATTTACTTCGCAAGCACCGAACTAGTTATTTTTGGCATGTCTTCTATGTTGACACTTGACACTAAGCGTGTAACTTACCATGAATAAAAAAGAGCTTTCTGAAGGTCTGAAACCAAGTTTCCACCCTCCCAATATTGATTGTTACAAACATGAATCTCAAGATCATTGATGCATCATAGATTACGAACAGAAAAGTTTATCGTCTATCGAGTCACAGAATGGAAGCTAAGACGACACCACTTCACAAAGTTGTTCTCTTATCATCTGCATGCAAGAGCCAAGGTTTTTTCTTGCTTCGCCTCCAACCCAACTGAAAAGAGGTCTACTAAAAGCTCAACTACTTGTACTGACACATAAGGTACCACGCAATTCCATCTAACAATGTTCCTCCCTATATCTgtagaaaccaaaaaaaaaaaaactagcatTCTAAACCATTTCAAATGTTCAGCTGCTCCGGCTGCTGCCACATGTAAACAACTACAGTCTACATTGCTCCTGTGGATGATTGATCACCAGGCTCCCCCATGATCATCTCTGCGCCTGTTACTAGATCCTGTGGTGGTACATAATAGTAGGGCATTGAGTTGGCCTGAGCACTTATGGCTGGCAAAGCAGCACTTGCAATCCTGGAGCCTTCTTCCTTTGATTCAGCCCTGGGAATGATATCAACAAGGAAGTCAAATATGTCGGTCTCTGCTACGGCAGCAGCTATATCATTTTTTTGTAGTGTTCTTCTTCTATTCTCCTCAGCATGATTCCATGATCTTAGTGTGAGCTCCAGTACGAACATCTCACACGCCTTTGCAAATATCACAGGAACCTCAGCTGAGATCATCTTGACATCCGCATCAGCTTTCATGACTTTCTTTATCCTAGAGAGAGGCAGGCTGTGGTTCTTGAAGTCAGTGCTTTGTTCTATGTTTGCCATTTGTGTGGCCCAGAAGGCTTGGAGCTGCTGATGCTTCTGTTGGATTTGGTATGCAAGCTGGTGCGGGTTGGTGGGGAATGTTGATGCCAGTTGAATGCCGGGTGGCATGGCTCCGATTACCGCTGGAGCTCCGGTAACCATGGCAGCAGATTGGTAAGGAGAAGTATATGCTGATTGGGCAGCAGATGGTACACCTCCCATCACAGGCTGAGATGGCTGTGTGGGCTGTTCCATGACCAGAGTGACCCCTAGATATTTTGATTGCATGATTGTTTGATCACAAAACTGGCAAATATGTTAGGATGGTTCAACAAGTTTGAAGAGTACCAGCAGTTACAGATCTAGAGACAAAAGGAACTAGTAATTTGATTCTTGAGGTTAAAACCTGAAGTAAATGGCAAAGTTTATTAATTTCATGCTTATCAAGTTCAACAGACAATCAAACCATGAGAGCTAATAATTGTGTTATATTTTTTAATGAATAGTTATATGTATTTGAAAATGGTCTGCAATGAGGCTATGATATATTTCATACACCAGAAGAAAGAAATGCAATGGATTTTAATGGTAATAGCACTTTGCATCTACCAATATCAGAAATAGGCATTTAATGTGGTTTATGCTAGCCAGTTGTACTGTATCCAAGATTATGGAAGAATTTGCATTACTTTGTGCCATAATAGGTATCAAAACCAATATGGGGTGCATGTAAAATATATTGTCCTACTGCTGATCCAGTCGAAAGCTCTTGGCCTTAAATCTTGTGTGACATCAATTGGATGTAACACATTATATTTAATTATCATCAATGACCTTTATTAGTTTATTAactaaagctttttttttttttttgataaaacagaaCATTCATACAAAATGAGTATGAATGCAGCACAAGAAATCAGAAAAAAAGATGTCGCGAAAGGACATTGATAAAATTGATACATCAGACTAAACATTTGCTCCAAAATGATTAGCAACATAGCTAACCACCCACTCGGCGGTGCCATTCACCTCCCTGTACACGTATCTCATATTGACGGAAATACACTCTGCAAATACGCGTCAAATGTCACGTATGAGCAAGTTGGAGGCTGAGCTCCTGCTCTGTCTCCATAACCAAATGACAACCGTGGCTGAATCACTCCCCACCATCAAACGATCAGCTTGGAGCTGTATCCTTGCAAATGATATGCCCTCCCATGAGGCCCGTAATTCCACAGCCGGAACAATTGTCTGAAACAAGCAACTCCCGCCTGCCGCAACAAATCTGGAATCCAGATCTCGAATCACAAAACCAGTACCACCATGTCCATCCGTAACATTGCCATCAAAGTTGGCCTTGAGGAAGATCAAAGGTGAGAGCTCTTAAGAAATGAACACTCTACGGAGCACTAAGAAAGCAGAGGGGGGGGGGGAGTCCCAGATGTCCCAACTTCTTAAGGTTGGCCCTAGCAGTGACAACTCCAAAATCTTGGCAGCCTGAGAAGAGGCCCTCTCGAACACAAATCTCACTGATATCTACCTAGCCTCAAAAAGGCCAGTGTTCCAAAGATAACATACATTACTACAGTCTCCACTTTTAGAATCCTAACCACTTAGCACTTCCGCAATGCAGTTCCAAAACACACTCTCCAAGCCcctattatctaataataaaGTCAGTAATTATCTATATGCTAATGTAAATATAGAATGATGATAATTGCACAATATCAGGTCATCAGCACCCTCATCAGTGATGTGCTAAGACAGTGGGATCACTCAATGCCAGAGATTGTTTAGAGTCAACGATTAGAAATGACACATCTAAACAAGATTGGAAAATTGTaagaaaaatatctgaaaacaacgGTCAGTCACTCATCTGAAGTATAATCActgatgaagaaatatatagactTTCACAGCATAACATACAGGCTTTGACAGCAAAACATACAGGTTTTTAAAGGTATTGCCTTAGCCATCTCGACTGCGGGCAACATTATGCCTCTACTACTGTAcacttatattttaataaataaacagGGTGGTCTTATCCTCCCtttacaccaaaaaaaaaaaaaaattgcacaaAGATTAGTGAAACTCATCTTTCCTTAATTGAACCATGATGATCTTCTAAATCCTCGGCACTAATAGATTCACTAGTTGGCAAAAGATTTACTCATAAGATCAAAACTCAGAACTCAAGAGAATGCATATGGAGATGGAATGGTCCCATTTCCCAAGAGCAATGAAGACAAACACCTCAAAGAGCACACATTATAATTGAGAGAATATTGCATTCCATGATCCACAACATGTCGCAAGATAGTAGAATTTGGAAAATAGTTGTGTTTGCTTGAAATGTAAGCAATAGCCATTTTTGACAGATTAGATGAAACTAATGTAGGACTTGTTTTACCCAATAATCTTGTACACAATGCTTATAAGGGTTTCTAGATGCATGAAATTTCATTTGTTATAACCaccattaataatttaataagtgTCAAATACTTATATCCAGGGAAAAATGAAatatgctttaagtttttgaggtTAT
Proteins encoded in this region:
- the LOC105059881 gene encoding nuclear transcription factor Y subunit C-4 isoform X1, with amino-acid sequence MQSKYLGVTLVMEQPTQPSQPVMGGVPSAAQSAYTSPYQSAAMVTGAPAVIGAMPPGIQLASTFPTNPHQLAYQIQQKHQQLQAFWATQMANIEQSTDFKNHSLPLSRIKKVMKADADVKMISAEVPVIFAKACEMFVLELTLRSWNHAEENRRRTLQKNDIAAAVAETDIFDFLVDIIPRAESKEEGSRIASAALPAISAQANSMPYYYVPPQDLVTGAEMIMGEPGDQSSTGAM
- the LOC105059881 gene encoding nuclear transcription factor Y subunit C-4 isoform X2; the encoded protein is MEQPTQPSQPVMGGVPSAAQSAYTSPYQSAAMVTGAPAVIGAMPPGIQLASTFPTNPHQLAYQIQQKHQQLQAFWATQMANIEQSTDFKNHSLPLSRIKKVMKADADVKMISAEVPVIFAKACEMFVLELTLRSWNHAEENRRRTLQKNDIAAAVAETDIFDFLVDIIPRAESKEEGSRIASAALPAISAQANSMPYYYVPPQDLVTGAEMIMGEPGDQSSTGAM
- the LOC105059880 gene encoding probable potassium transporter 11, giving the protein MASETANEETNKGSMWDLDQNLDQPMDEEAGRLKNMYREKKFSALLVLRLAFQSLGVVFGDLGTSPLYVFYNTFPNGVDDPEDVIGALSLIIYSLTLIPLLKYVFVVLRANDNGQGGTFALYSLLCRHARINTIPNQHRTDEELTTYSRRTYDENSLAAKIKRWLEAHSYKKNALLILVLIGTCMAIGDGILTPAISVLSASGGIKVDHPNISNDVVVLVAVVILVGLFSMQHYGTDKVGWLFAPIVLLWFLLIGAVGALNIWKYDNSVLKAYNPVYIYRYFKRHNFSNWTSLGGILLSITGTEALFADLCHFPVLAVQIAFTLIVFPCLLLAYTGQAAYIVSNKGHALDAFYRSIPDSIYWPAFVIATAAAVVASQATISATFSIIKQALALGCFPRVKVVHTSKKFLGQIYIPDINWVLLVLCIAVTAGFKNQSQIGNAYGTAVVIVMLVTTLLMIPIMLLVWRSHWILVVIFTGLSLLVELPYFSAVLFKIDQGGWVPLVIAAAFLLIMHIWHYGTVKRYEFEMHSKVSMAWILGLGPSLGLVRVPGIGFVYTELASGVPHIFSHFITNLPAIHSVVVFVCVKYLPVYTVPMEERFLVKRIGPKNFHMFRCVARYGYKDLHKKDDDFEKMLFDSLSLFVRLESMMEGYSDSDEYSLCRQQTEKSSEFLLTENGNGNKFSSNVERAYSLSDDSIVPAQSPLHGSSLVRSSSQTIQTVGDELEYLNRCKDAGVVHILGNTIVRAQRDSGIIKRIAVDYIYAFLRRICRENSVIFNLPHESLLNVGQIFYV